TCAAAACCTCATTTTACTCAGTCGACAAACTGTGCACCATCATTGGTAAAGCCAAGCCTGAGCAAAAAATCTTTATCGTGTGTTCGAACCCAACCGACGTTGCGCGTTTGATTGAAGGCGGCGTACCGATTAAGGCGGTGAACGTGGGTAACATGCACTTCCATGAAGGTAAACGTCAAATCACCAAAACCGTATCGGTGGATGCGAAAGATATCACGGCGTTTGAGCGCATCGCCGCATGTAATGTGCTCTCGACTATCCAGAACACCCCAGACCAAGATCCGGTTGAGGTGTTGACACTAGCGAAAGCGAGCGCGTAATTCTCAACCGCCGGTATAGGAAAACTATCCCCGGCCCAAATAAAGGAAAGAGACAATGCTATTTGAAGCAATGCTTGTAGCGGTGTGGGCGTTCCTGTGTGGTATCGATAAATACGATGTGGCACTGAACATTCACCGTCCGCTGATCACTGGCCCGATTGTTGGTCTGATCATGGGTGATCTGGAACTTGGTCTGATGACCGGTGCGGTTTTAGAGCTTGCGTGGCTTGGCCTAGTGCCAAACGCGGGCGCTCAGCCGCCAGATGTGACCATGGGGACCATTGCCGCAGTGGCGTTTGCCATAATGACCAACCAAACTCCAGAAATCGCAATGGGTGTGGGCATGCCAATTGCGGTACTGATGCAGATGTTGATCATCGGTTTCTTTGCCATGTCCTCGTTCGCAATGGGTAAAGCGGACGACTGCGCTGAGCGCGGTGACTCTCGTGGTATCGACTTCTTATTAATCAGTATTTTGACTGCCCGTGCCACGATGTACTCGGTGGTCGCGTTCATCACGGTATACTTTGGTGAGCATGCGGCACAGTGGATTGACGAAAATGCGCCAACTATGCTGCTTGAAGGTCTAGGTATCGGTGCGAAAATGGTGCCCGCTATCGGTTTTGCCATGCTGTTAAAAGTGATGTGGAACAAAGAGATGGCGGGGATTTTCTTCATTGGTTTCGTGATGACCACATACCTTAAACTGCCGATCATGGCGGTAGCGGTACTTGGTGGATCAGCCGCGGTCCTTTACTACTTCATGACAGGCAGCCAAACCCAGGCAGCAGTAGGCAATAACTCTGTGCAAAGTGAGAATTACGATGACGACGGTATTTAATACAGACGCGCTTCCAAAAGAAGCGGAGCAAACAGAACGTTTCACCGATGAGATTGATGCATACCAAGACAACGAAGTACGTAAAGTGATCACCAAGCGTGAGCTTATTATGTGTGCCCTGCGTGGCCTGTTCATGGAAGGCAACTTTAACTTCGAACGTATGCAGGCTGGCGGTTACGCGTACTCGATGATCCCAGCGTTGAAAAAAATTCACGGCAACAACAAACGTGATTTTTCGACCTCGTTGAAAAACCACCTCCAGTTCTTCAACAGCTCGCCAAAACTGTTCACTTTTCTACTTGGTCTGTCCGTGGCAATGGAAGAGAACAAAGAAAAGCCAAGCACCATCAATGCCGTGAAAGTAGCCGGTCTTGGGCCACTAGGTGGTATCGGGGATGCGCTTGACCACATGACACTGATGCCATTGACTTTAGCACTGGGTGCGGCGATTGCCGCCGATGGTTCGATTGCCGGCCCATTTGTGTTCTTCGTACTGTACCAAATTCCGCACTTCTTAGCGTATTTTGGCTTGATGTTTCTTGGCTACAACGCTGGTGCGAAAGCGATGAGCGCTATGAGTGGCGTGACCGAGAGGCTCGCGCGTGCGGCTAACATCATGGGGCTGTTCGTGATTGGTGCGTTGACCGCTACTTTCATCAAAGTGCACACCACGCTGGAGCTCGAAATGGGTGGCAAAGTGGTCTCTCTACAGCACGATTTGTTTGACAAGATTATGCCGAACCTGCTGCCACTGGCGCTCGTGTTCTTCATGTTCAAAATGGTGCGCGGCAAAGGCTTCTTTGCCAAGCCACCGGTACTGATTTTTGGCACGCTCGCGCTTGGCGTCGTGGGCCACTATTTGGGCATTCTCTAAGTCTGAGTAAAGGCCTGGGCGAACGCATAGATGGCTTGGAAAGTAGAGCCGCTATACGCCCTTTTCTTCAAATTTCCGCTGTATTGACCGTTTAACTGGCGTTGTTGACTAAATGCCGGGAACCTTTTGCCTATTCATCGATCAGATCCCGTGAGTATCTTCAAGGGACGGGACCATGGGCAAATCGACACGCAAAATCACAAACTGGAAAGAGTACAATCAAGCCTTGGTGAATAGGGGAAGCCTCACCTTCTGGCTTGATGAGAAAGCTAAAGATGCTTGGCAATGCCAAGAACATCATGGAAGGAGGGGAAGAGGTTTTCAGTTCAGTGACACGGCTATAGAGACTGCGCTTATGCTCAAAGAAATTTTCGGCTTGTCACTACGAGCAACGGAGGGCTTCATCAATTCACTGTTTAGATTGATGGATGTGCCGCTGCGTTCACCGGATTACAGCTGTATTAACCTGAACTTTGGATAAGAAACTGAGCTAGCAGAGGAACTAATTGCTCGTTCCCTGATCTGATCATTCGACCAAAAGTGAACAGATACCTCCAAGGAACGAGCATGGACAAATTAATTGAAACCTTCTGTGATGTCGATGATTTCTGTCAGGCCCTGTAGTGGCGCTGAGTCTAGTGCCACTTTGATCTGAACATGACTAAAACCTCCCACTTCACGAGCGACATTTACGGTATGTTCAAGTAAAACTACATCCATATCGTTCGCAATTAAACGATGACGAAAATCACATAAGGTACCTTGTGAAAATGGCGATTCCTCGCTGCCTAGACAGTCCAGTACCATTTGCCAACGTTGGTCAAACATCGCTTCTAATGTCGCTCCGGCATCCGATTTTTGCTCGTATGCTTGGAGAATCGTTGCCATAGCTAAAAGAGCGGCCGGAACAGCAGGCTTTCCTCTTGGGTGGTCAGCATACATCGACATAAGCTTATGATTAATCTCTTCATTAATGATGAGATGACGATTAGTTCGTAAGAACACAAACAGTTTTTCGGCCTGTTTTAACTTTTTGCAAATAAACTGCTCTTTTTTGGAAAGAGCAGTAGGTGGTTCCCAGTTTCTAGAATTAGACATAATCCATCAGTTTATAAGATAACAATACTGTGTATTTGATCATGCTTTGGGTCTGAAGTCACTGTATGTTTTTTAAACTGATCGGTGCTCTAGGAGCAGTTATGTAGTATGAGTGACAATTTAAGCCCTTTTCTTAATACGACTTTTCGCCATTGCGCTTTCACGCGCTAAGATACCTCGACCATAGCGCAAAACCATTGCCTCACTAGACCAACGGCCAGATTGCTGTATTTGTAACGTGCTGTAGCCCTTTCTAAGCAAGTCCTGTGTTGCACCGACTCGTGCGCTGTGTCCGGTGAATGGTTTAATACCATGACGTTTTAAGCCAAGATCATGCCATGCTGAATAGAATATTTTTTCGACCAGTTTAGTTGTAATGCCTTTATGGATTTGCTCACCCGTTGCCTCATCCACTTTAGGCTTAAAGCACGAGTTGTGCTTGGAAATGCCAACAAACAAGTAGCCATCTGCGCCAATGTCGAGCTTTGCCGCATCGGTATAATCCAAAATCAGGCTCACCACATCCTCGCTAAGTATGCAAGTATCCGGCTCCCCCGAATGGTTTGTTTTAGTGACAGGAATGGTCAGAATGGCGATTCCGTCTTCCAGATGAAGATCACAGAGGCGAATGTTTGCTAATTCAGCGGCCCTTAGCATGGATTCATAAGCAGCAGCAAGTAAGGCTAGGTTACGTTTAATCAATAATCTTTCGTTGCCACCCCAAAGCTCAATCAAGCTCATTAAGTGTCGTTCGGTAAAGGGAGACGCTTGCTTGATGACTTCACCAGAACGCACTTTTTTCCGAGATATTGCTTTGATCCTGTCCTCAACATGAATATCAATGCAAGGGTCAGGGCAACCAGTTACGCGGTGAAAGCGAGATATCGCCCAACGATATATTGCTAACGTGTTACGGTGTAACTCGTTAGCATGTTCAATAAAGAAGGTTTCTACCGTGGCAGGTGACGCGGGTAAGGAATCGCGGTGGTTCCTTACGCACCAGTCAACAAAGCATTTCCAAGCACTTTTGAGGCGACGCAACGTGTTTGGGGAATAGCGTTCTTTTCGCTTTTCAAATTCATGGAGAAGATGGTCAAAAACAGCTTGAAACTGTGGGCTCGTGGCGACATTAACGCCTTTTTTCTGTGCGGCCCGAATTGCCGCTTCTACGTGCTCTGGCCGTACATCGGAAAAGTCGCCAAGGAGAGACAGTTGGTTTTCGATCATACTTTATCAACCTTAATGTTCACTTGAAACATCCTGAGTATCGAACAAACTTTTTTTATTCCAGAACACCTCAATATAACCATACAGAAGTTTAAATTTTTGTCAATTTCTGAGAATTACAGTTCTCAGAAATTGATAGAGTAGGATCCTTCTGGATTTAAAATGTGACATTGTAACATTTTAAATCTGAATTTATTTTGGGGAATAGTTATAACAACTCAACCATATGTGCTCCGCGATCCTACGGAGAGTTTTAATGTTGGAAGTGCCAAGGAAGAAGTGAATCTATAGCAAGCTCTGTCTTGCCAGCTCTTGTTATGACACTCAATTATGTGGATTCATAACAAGATAAATAACATCTCTACGTCCCGATAGGTGATACCGCCAGTACAACTCATAGCAACGAAGAATGGAAAGCATGGTAGGCGTAGACAGGAGGGTGAGTCTTGGTGACCTCAACTGAGTTGATGGAGAAAATCTGCTCTACAACCAACTTAAATCAAGATCTTAGATGCGTGAAGAAGAAATAAAGGATGTGCAACTGTCGACACACTTGACATCGATGCGACCATTTCGAAACATCGACAAGCTTTAAACGGTTGCGTATGTGCTTCGCCAGATAACGAAGCGTAATCGAAGTCGAGAGTTACAGATGATAATAGCCGAGTTAATTCAATACCTAAGAGGTTAGCAACACTACTTTAGACTCGCCATACGGCAAAGCAGCAGCGTTTGGACGAATTCGGGCGACGCCTAAGATGCTACCGACTTAAATATCGTAATCGCAGATACAGCATAGCTACAGCAACAAGATACCAGAGCGTAATGCGTGTAAGCTAGGGATGTCAGAGTTGGTATTAACACCCCAAGTTAATCATGGTTCGAGGTATTGGGGCTGTATTGTACTAATTGCGAAATGGGTACGAGTCGCTGAAAGTGTATTCGTAGTCGCCGTATGCGACCTACGTTTATATTGTACTTATACGGTGATGTGAGAGGACGGAGGCCGGTGAGGTGAGGCCTCCTCCTACTCAATTCAAATTTAACACTGTGTCAGGTTTTACGCCTTTCTCAGAGTAACCTGAATTGGCAGACCATCTTTACACATAAAAGATACGGTCGTTTTGCTGCCTTTCACGTCTGCTTTCACGTTGCTGTGTTCACCCGTGAGTTCCCATGCACCGTGCAGTGTCACCATTACTGGAGCGTAATCACTGAGCGTATTTTTTTCCATGTTTAGGTCTGGGTTTGCCACACTTAGTTTCAGTTGGTCTTCACCTTCTGGTTGAGTCATCACTAAAGATGATGTACTCACGGCGCGAACGTATTTATCCGTGATACGTGCAAAACTAAATACAGAGTAACCCGTTGCACCCGTGGCTTTATCACGAACAATGTGAACGTTGCTGTTCTTTTGCACCACTTCGTACACATCGCCCGCTTTCACCGCTTCTGCAACCTGTGCCATTTTCGTAGGTGTGGCATCAAGAATGACGATGTATTCATATTCAGCGTTATCTGGTTTCACACCGTGGTTAATCCAAGCCGATTGGAAGTTACCGAAAGTTGGCTGTTTTTTCTGGTTATCGCGTGATTCTTGCGCCTGGCGACGCACCTGGATTTCGGCACCTTTGACGATGTAGTAACCGTTACCCATGCCATCGATCAACCAATCACCTTCTGTTAACGTCGCTTCGTATGGGAACTGAGTGATCTTCTCACCGTTGACATTCAAAGAGTCTGTTAATTGAGTGATACCGTGTTGGAACAGGGTCGTTTCTGTCGGATACTCGCTGTTATTGTTGCGGATATCGTTACCCGTCAGTACCAGACGGTTGTCGAAACTGAACACCGCTTTCTTCGCTGTGAAAGCCGGATCTATTACTGGCGCGTAAAGCATTGGGTTTTGTAGGATGAAACCAAACGTACCGTACTTCCCATCTAAGCTGGTTGCCCCGTTAAACTTAACGTCGTTTTTCAGCATCGTGGTGTGTGGGTTTGGTGCATCAAGCAGCTCCCACGGCAAATGGATCGTGGTACCACCCGGTGGACGGTTCCAGTCCCAGCCGTTTTCATCGTAACCGTAGTCAGATTCTTCACCAAATTTGTGAATTTGCACCGTACCGTGTGATTGGTATCGACCGTAACGGTTAGCAGGGCCACCGCCACCGTAGATCTCTGATGACCACACGTATTTGTTCCAACCTTTCATGGTCACCATCTTATCGGCAAAACGATGGATACCCATGGCTGCGTAGTTAAACGCCGTAAAGCCTTGTGGGTGAGATTCTGGTGTAACCTTAGTTTTAAAAATCTTCGCACCATCTTTGGCAGAAAGCTGCTCAATACGAAGATAAGCACTGGCTAGCTCTTTATCAACTTGATTCGACTCTACGCCCGCTAAAGCCAGGTAACGCATACCTATCGCCACTTTATCCACACTGGTTTTAAAGAATGGACGACGACCAATCACACCCAGACCTGGGTTATTGTTACTGTAAGTACGCGCCGCCAGCATCGCTTTCTTCAATACTTGACGCGCCTCGGTAGACAGCTCGAATGGTGTGCCGCGCAGTAAGTACGCAAGATGTCCACTCGCGGAGAGTGCAGCAAATGAGTAACCTGGGTAGTTACCTTGATGACGCCACGCTGTGCCATCTGGACGGAAACCATCTTCATAGCCCACAGGCACCTGCGTCACGTTAGCAGACATAAAGTTACTAAACTTATTCATCAACGCGATACGCTCATTCTGATCAGGCACAGTCAGCGTCATAGAAAGTTGAGCAAGCAAAAGTGTGTTCAAATAGTCCATATCTAAGGACTTATTGTTGACAAACATACCAAAGCCACGCTCATTAAATTCACGCGAGTACCACAACAAAGCGTCATGCACTGGTTTCATTAGATTTGTTTTCGTTAGGACGTCTTCCATCAATAGGATTGAGGCGTACCAATCACGCGATGCATAACCCCAGTGGTGAGTTGCGATTAAGCCAGAGCCTTTTTGAAAACCTTGATCCAACAGGTGCTTAGACATCAGAATGTACTTGTTAGCTAGATCTTGGCGAACAGTAGCATCGTTACTTGATAAATAAGCACGACCAATTTTACTCATCAGCTCAGAGAACGGGCGCAGGTGGTAGTAGCCATCAACCAAGGCTTTGTCGTAATCGTTCATGTGTTTTACTTGGTAAATCACATTTTGTTTTTTCGTGATGATGTGAGGACCATTAATCACACCATCAGCATGTTGAGTTAAACCTATATTCGCGAATTCTTCATCGATGTCACGCAGTACTTTGGCGCTCGCCTTACTGTCTTTAATGTAGTAATTGATCAGGTCATTTTTGATACGAGTAACGCCAGCAATTTCTTCTGCACTTGCTTGCGGTAGCTCTTTTGGCAGTTTGAAATCGATTTCTGGTACGTCAATCGCGGTCGTAACCGTGTAGTCTGACCATTGGTAGCGGGCATCATCAATACTGACCATGACGCGGTCAATGTAGAGTTGGCCAGCTTTGTCTGTTTTCGGTGTGATGCTCAGCCCATCCATTACCGAAGATGGCATGCCATTCATATCACGCTCCACAGCAAAGCCGATTGCTCGCCAACCTGTAAAGTTGAGTTTCGCGTTTGCTGTGCTTGAGCCAAGTTTGAATTCTAGCTCACCATCATTTGCTTCTTCGTTATAAACCCAAGTAGAAAGAACGGTATAACCCCAACGGCCCCACTCTTTGCGAATGGTTTTTATTGGGTAGAAATTAAAGCTTTGATCGATAACAAGCGGTGCGTTTGGTTCATATTTCCAGATCAGAGATTGTGAACCGTTCAAAAAACGATTTTTAGTGACATCAATAGAACCTTCACCATCGATCGACACATAATCAGGCACAGACGCTTCTTCGAATGAAAGCATCTTCGGCGTCATCATATTCACTTGTTGTTCAACGACTGGCGCAGCCTCTTTCTCTGTCGATTTAGCAGCATCAGCCCATACGTTAACTGACAATACGATTGAAATCGCGGCAGCTAACACGGTACGACTTGAAATACTCATGTCTATTCCTTCTAGAGGACGCGGGGGCAACCCCGCGACACATTATTTAATTTTATTCAGTGTGATTTGGATCGGATTGGCTTCTACTGTGGTGAAGTTAACCACGGTTGTGTCTTTAACACGCGTTAATGAAACCGTTGTTGGTAAGCTATCGGCTTGCCAATGACCGTTAAGCACCACGGAGTTCGCTACTGGTTGAGATGGACTATGACGCCACTCACGAGAGTAGATACTCACCTCTTTTTGCACGCCGTCTTCGGTGTATTGCGATGCTTCTTTACCTTGGTATAAGTTGAGGTCTGGGTTAACCATCGCAAGATTAATGGCTTGGCCTTTCTTCTCCACCATCAACATGGCTGGTTTGTCTACACTGGCAATCACACCCGATTTGAACTCTGATGGCGCAAAAACAGCGTAACCAGTGGTTCGGCTCACACGGTCAACGACCACGTGTGCTTGGCTATCTTTTTGCAGGACTCGGTAAGGAGCCGCCTTTTTATCATCCAAAGTGCTGGCAAATGTCAGTAACTCTTTTTGCTCTGGATTGACTAAAACGGCGTATTCGTATCCCGCCTTGTCAGGCGCTTTACCATGATCAATCACAGCCGTGGCAAACTCACCCTCGGTGGCAGAGCTGTTCTTTTGATGCAGTGATTGCTGCTTATGAGCCGCCACTTTAACAACGCTGTTACCCAGAATAAAATAAGCATTACCATCTGGGTCGATGATTTGTTGGTGACCATTTCTGGCCGCCTTCAGCGCTGTTTCTGAACCCTGATAAGCATTACCGTTAACCAGCATGGTATCGCGTGGAGAGCGAATCGCATGTTGGAATAAGGTGGTTTGTATTGGGTAGTCTTTCACCTTAGTTACAATGTCACTACCTAGCGCAACAATTCGGTTATCAAAGAAAAAGACCGACTTGTTAGCACGGAAAGAGGCATCATATTTAGGGTGGCCTTGCAGCACCATGGCATACAAGCCATTTTTTCCATTAGAAACTGCGCCAGCATAGGTTTGTTCAGAGAACAACATCTCTTCTAAACCAGAGAAACGGTCAACGTTGAGTAGATGCGCTTCAACCTGCGCCATCGGAAGCTGGACTGCTGTCGTGCCTGGCCAACGGTTCCAATCCCAGCCATCATGGCTGAATGCACGCGTCTTACCGTCTGCATCCATGATCTCTAATTGACCATAATTGATGTAACGCCCGTAGCGGTTTGCATTCGCATAGGATTCATGGCTGACTAAGTAACGGCTGAAACCGCGTACGGCAGCAACCCAGTCATCTCGGCGTTGAATGCCCATACTGGCATAGTTCATTGCCCAGTTACCCTGCGGGACAGAGCCCGCTTTAAAGCCCTTATCTAGCAAGAAACGACGGAATGAGTCATCTTTCATACCTTTGGTTAAACGCAGGTATGCCGATGCCATATCCGGGTCAATATCTTGTTTGCCATCCGGTGTGCCAGCCATTGCCATGTGCTGGAACGGCTCAACAGAGATGCCTTCTTTACCCGTTGGGTGGCGGCCTGTAATGGACATTAATGTTAGTCCATCATTACTCCATATTTCCGACATTGCGGTGGCTTTTTTCAGCGTTTCATGGGCGTGCGTATCGATCGCATATTTTGTGCGAGCTAACGCTTCAACCACAGGGGTTAACCCTGTCAATGCG
This Vibrio navarrensis DNA region includes the following protein-coding sequences:
- a CDS encoding PTS sugar transporter subunit IIB, with the protein product MSANIVWCRIDERLLHGQVKITWMPASGANTCIVCNDDVAEGPTAEFSQAAMRASAGGEFKTSFYSVDKLCTIIGKAKPEQKIFIVCSNPTDVARLIEGGVPIKAVNVGNMHFHEGKRQITKTVSVDAKDITAFERIAACNVLSTIQNTPDQDPVEVLTLAKASA
- the agaW gene encoding PTS N-acetylgalactosamine transporter subunit IIC, producing MLFEAMLVAVWAFLCGIDKYDVALNIHRPLITGPIVGLIMGDLELGLMTGAVLELAWLGLVPNAGAQPPDVTMGTIAAVAFAIMTNQTPEIAMGVGMPIAVLMQMLIIGFFAMSSFAMGKADDCAERGDSRGIDFLLISILTARATMYSVVAFITVYFGEHAAQWIDENAPTMLLEGLGIGAKMVPAIGFAMLLKVMWNKEMAGIFFIGFVMTTYLKLPIMAVAVLGGSAAVLYYFMTGSQTQAAVGNNSVQSENYDDDGI
- a CDS encoding PTS system mannose/fructose/sorbose family transporter subunit IID, which encodes MTTVFNTDALPKEAEQTERFTDEIDAYQDNEVRKVITKRELIMCALRGLFMEGNFNFERMQAGGYAYSMIPALKKIHGNNKRDFSTSLKNHLQFFNSSPKLFTFLLGLSVAMEENKEKPSTINAVKVAGLGPLGGIGDALDHMTLMPLTLALGAAIAADGSIAGPFVFFVLYQIPHFLAYFGLMFLGYNAGAKAMSAMSGVTERLARAANIMGLFVIGALTATFIKVHTTLELEMGGKVVSLQHDLFDKIMPNLLPLALVFFMFKMVRGKGFFAKPPVLIFGTLALGVVGHYLGIL
- a CDS encoding tyrosine-type recombinase/integrase, which produces MIENQLSLLGDFSDVRPEHVEAAIRAAQKKGVNVATSPQFQAVFDHLLHEFEKRKERYSPNTLRRLKSAWKCFVDWCVRNHRDSLPASPATVETFFIEHANELHRNTLAIYRWAISRFHRVTGCPDPCIDIHVEDRIKAISRKKVRSGEVIKQASPFTERHLMSLIELWGGNERLLIKRNLALLAAAYESMLRAAELANIRLCDLHLEDGIAILTIPVTKTNHSGEPDTCILSEDVVSLILDYTDAAKLDIGADGYLFVGISKHNSCFKPKVDEATGEQIHKGITTKLVEKIFYSAWHDLGLKRHGIKPFTGHSARVGATQDLLRKGYSTLQIQQSGRWSSEAMVLRYGRGILARESAMAKSRIKKRA
- a CDS encoding chondroitinase family polysaccharide lyase, which codes for MSISSRTVLAAAISIVLSVNVWADAAKSTEKEAAPVVEQQVNMMTPKMLSFEEASVPDYVSIDGEGSIDVTKNRFLNGSQSLIWKYEPNAPLVIDQSFNFYPIKTIRKEWGRWGYTVLSTWVYNEEANDGELEFKLGSSTANAKLNFTGWRAIGFAVERDMNGMPSSVMDGLSITPKTDKAGQLYIDRVMVSIDDARYQWSDYTVTTAIDVPEIDFKLPKELPQASAEEIAGVTRIKNDLINYYIKDSKASAKVLRDIDEEFANIGLTQHADGVINGPHIITKKQNVIYQVKHMNDYDKALVDGYYHLRPFSELMSKIGRAYLSSNDATVRQDLANKYILMSKHLLDQGFQKGSGLIATHHWGYASRDWYASILLMEDVLTKTNLMKPVHDALLWYSREFNERGFGMFVNNKSLDMDYLNTLLLAQLSMTLTVPDQNERIALMNKFSNFMSANVTQVPVGYEDGFRPDGTAWRHQGNYPGYSFAALSASGHLAYLLRGTPFELSTEARQVLKKAMLAARTYSNNNPGLGVIGRRPFFKTSVDKVAIGMRYLALAGVESNQVDKELASAYLRIEQLSAKDGAKIFKTKVTPESHPQGFTAFNYAAMGIHRFADKMVTMKGWNKYVWSSEIYGGGGPANRYGRYQSHGTVQIHKFGEESDYGYDENGWDWNRPPGGTTIHLPWELLDAPNPHTTMLKNDVKFNGATSLDGKYGTFGFILQNPMLYAPVIDPAFTAKKAVFSFDNRLVLTGNDIRNNNSEYPTETTLFQHGITQLTDSLNVNGEKITQFPYEATLTEGDWLIDGMGNGYYIVKGAEIQVRRQAQESRDNQKKQPTFGNFQSAWINHGVKPDNAEYEYIVILDATPTKMAQVAEAVKAGDVYEVVQKNSNVHIVRDKATGATGYSVFSFARITDKYVRAVSTSSLVMTQPEGEDQLKLSVANPDLNMEKNTLSDYAPVMVTLHGAWELTGEHSNVKADVKGSKTTVSFMCKDGLPIQVTLRKA
- a CDS encoding chondroitinase family polysaccharide lyase; the protein is MTLKLLPLAVFSALQSGAVMAADVDTTSYLQPAGHMYFFEQGMPAPIQAEKGTLSLNNDFRKDGDTGLKWEFERKGKLIFNQPIGYKHFEANGKDQSTSAFTTWIYNTKANKGQLRFSFKEAGKTQVYFDVNMDFEGWRQLMIPFEDMTGKATETMDQLVVDTIDMVDKGTIYLDQVMVSIPVDPRWSTRDAQVPFVNLAADTAPNQHWLALHRYYGFINQYQARQHESAKATSSAKAPRSIADIHEKLHAFALGTAPGNSDAKFAEIEKKYAAYNLKEVDGVIVGEGLDNSNRLKLFLDKGVNRGLLDENGFEVVFDTADLRRYGELMLDIARALQGKLDDNTRADLTDKYVKLTRYALAQGYTAESGVGTAHHFGYTLRALFQAHYLARDLLQAHGLSKDVTEMMVWFSGTGRIYRPVEEMTSFNVDVMNTQLRGMLYSILMQEDAETRDMLLAQFGFWLSKSISTSHGLSGGFKQDGSIFHHSQHYPAYAKGALTGLTPVVEALARTKYAIDTHAHETLKKATAMSEIWSNDGLTLMSITGRHPTGKEGISVEPFQHMAMAGTPDGKQDIDPDMASAYLRLTKGMKDDSFRRFLLDKGFKAGSVPQGNWAMNYASMGIQRRDDWVAAVRGFSRYLVSHESYANANRYGRYINYGQLEIMDADGKTRAFSHDGWDWNRWPGTTAVQLPMAQVEAHLLNVDRFSGLEEMLFSEQTYAGAVSNGKNGLYAMVLQGHPKYDASFRANKSVFFFDNRIVALGSDIVTKVKDYPIQTTLFQHAIRSPRDTMLVNGNAYQGSETALKAARNGHQQIIDPDGNAYFILGNSVVKVAAHKQQSLHQKNSSATEGEFATAVIDHGKAPDKAGYEYAVLVNPEQKELLTFASTLDDKKAAPYRVLQKDSQAHVVVDRVSRTTGYAVFAPSEFKSGVIASVDKPAMLMVEKKGQAINLAMVNPDLNLYQGKEASQYTEDGVQKEVSIYSREWRHSPSQPVANSVVLNGHWQADSLPTTVSLTRVKDTTVVNFTTVEANPIQITLNKIK